The Sceloporus undulatus isolate JIND9_A2432 ecotype Alabama chromosome 7, SceUnd_v1.1, whole genome shotgun sequence genome segment CAAACTTGTCAAGGTCTGCTTGGCACCAAAACAGTCCTCCGACTTACCCTTCTTTGCTGTGTTCCCTTCCAGGGTCGCATGGATGAAGATATCCAACGGATTCTCTTCCAGATTCTGAAAATGCAAAGACTCCAGGAGCAAGGGAGATGAAACGGAGGAGAGACTACGGATCTGAACTGGTGGGGTTGGGGCGGTGGGCTTTTTTGTTCTGGAAGCatgatggagaacatctcaaGGTGTTTCCTTCTCCATCCTCACACAAGCCAGCTCAAGCCCGGAGGGTGGCAGTGGCACCGTTGAAGCTTGCCGCACCAAATGTATGGGTCTTCCAAATCCCGTTCCTCTCGACTTTATTCTTCCTGGTCTTTTGGAGGGTCAGGAAGGAGGTGTCCACCACCGCCGCCATCTTGTCCTCCCCAGAAGCTCTGTGCCTTTCAAACAGCTTCGCAGTAGGCAGAAATGCGTCAACGTCCACCGGGCTTCCACTGTTGCGCTTCCACACTGCACCTGTTGAATTTCCTCCCACGATGGCGGCATCCGAGGCACAAAGTGGTTCTTGAAGAGGCGGAAGGGGAAAGATGAGAAACTTAGAGGGGGACTCAATTTGCCTGGGCCAATGGCAACTAGAACAGGTGGCAAGTTGTTCgccactgctgttgttgttgccttcgagtcgtttccgacttatggcgacgactctaaggcgaacctatcatggcaagatttcttcccctgaggctgagagagcatgacttgcccaaagtgggtttcatggctaagcagggaattcaaatcctggcctccagggttgtagtccaagactcaaaccacccCACCATGCTAGCTCTACCTGCCCCCAAAGAGCCATTGTAAGGGCTTTTTATTAGGCTAAGGTTGCTAATCAACTCGCAGCCATACAACTTGCCAGGGGCTGGTCACTCATTCTAGGCCTCGCCTACCttgcaaggttgttgtgaggataaacgACAGGGATAATCTGAATTTTGACCAGGCGTAGGTGGGCAGGTGAGGGAAACAGAAGGATGGGACGTTGGTGTTTTTTGGGATCCCCTTCAGGACAGGGCTGTGTTTATACTGTGATTCTGCCTGAGTGCCTCACGAAATGTGAAACTGGGCAAAAGAATTTAAATCCCTATCCTAAGCACTTATTGGTGTCTTTATTTAAAAGCAGGTTTCTAGTCCACAGGGGAGCACTGCTGAAAGCTCAGCCGACGGAAGAGCAGCTGAAGCTTGCAGTGCTCtagtgatgcccaaactttggtcttccaggtgttttggacttcagttcccagaagccccaactgTCAGGATTTattggagctgaagtcccaaacctctggaggaccaatgttaaGGAATCACAAACGgtccccaacctttggtcctccgtTAGTTTTGGACTccgactcccagaagcctcagccaacctggccaagagtcaggaatgatgggagtccAAACCGTCTGGAGGACCAATTGCTCTATGTACACTTCCCATTCAGTTCAGTGTGGCTTACTCCTGAGTAGACACGCTTAGGTTTGTGCTGTAAATATGACTTTCCAGGGGAAAGGTGCTGTGTAGCTTCTTATATCCTTTCCTCTCCCTGACTGACAAAACTTGAATAAATTATACACATTGCAAAAACGAAGATCGGTTCAATGTGTTTCAGCACACACCTTGCATAAGTACATGAAAGCATCTTGAAGTTTCCTGAGTCCATTCGAAAGCTTCTTGCAAAATGCCTCCAGTGATGACATCTTCTTTCAcaatcttccatttttcttgtgagacagcagtgtgatgcagcagctaaagaaGCCAATACGAtcctaggctgaatcaataggagtatagCGTCCAATAACATCTGATCCTCCAATCAGGAGAGGTTCCCCAACCTTCATCTAGAATGCAAGGAGAACGTTGTACCCTCTCCCTGAGGACAGGTAAACACCGCTTCTTAAGACCTAGGAGTCTCGGtggaccacaagctaaacatgagccaACGTTGtagtgcagcagctaaaaaagccaatacaatcctagactgcatcaatagaagtgtagtgtctaaaCTGCTGGAAGTAATAGTgaaactctattctgctttggtcaggcctcacctggaataatgtgtccagttctggggaacacaattcataaaggatgttgacaaaatggagggtgtccagaggagggtgagcaaaatggagaagggactggaaaccatgccctgtgaggaaaggcttagggagctggggatgtttagcctggagaagagatggttaagaagggatatgagagccctgtttaaatagttgaagggatgtcatattgaggagggagcaagcttgttttctgctgtcccagagaataggacccaatggagcaatggatggaagatacaggaaaagagattccttctcaatgttaggaggaactactggatggtaagagctgtttaacaatggaagatgctgccttggagggtggtggagtctccttctttggaggtctttaaacagaggctggatggccatctgtcagggatgctttgattgagagttcctgcatggcagaatggggttggactggatggcccttgcggtctcttccaactctaggattctataaatgatagccatgtttaaatatttgaagggatgtcccaTTGAAGATGGAGgaaacttcttttctgctgctccagagacaagggacctggaacaatggacgcaagcccCAGGAAATGAGATCCCAGATTAACATTAGCTTAACATACAatcacatctgaggaagtagactgaagtctaggcaagctcacactgccaatttcttagtctcaagggtgctactagatctctccATGATACGAGAGCCCTGTATTGAATATTGGGTGCCATGttgagatggagcaagcttgttttctgctgctccagagaataggacacaatggagcaaggGATACAAGCTGCATGAAAAGAggttccacccaaacattaggaagagcttcctgacaataagaactgtGGAGTTAAGTGTTCCCTAAATCTTGTGTCCTCTAGATGTGTGAGGACTACAGAAACTCATTTTCCAGAActgatccagtttgacatcactttaagtgacacaaaatcctgggatttgtagtttcccaaGGCCTTTGTGCCCATTCCCTctgaaactaaaaatcccaagactCTCAGGAATCAGCTGTTAAAGGGTTAACAGTACTGGCAATTTTGCCCTTTTCAAACATGGCCGCCAAGGCATCATAAACGAGCAAAGAGGCGGTACGAGGACCCTTTTTGGCCCTTCCGGTTCGCCGTAGTTTGGCTTtttcaagatggcggcgcccaggaGAGTCCGTAGCGGAAGGCTGTGGGACGGTTTGCTGGCCTCCGCGTTCTTCCTCCAGCTCTTCCTTTCGGCGGCCGGGGCGGATGAAGCTTCCGCCACGGCCGAGTTCGACGTGAGGCCCGGCGGCATGGTCCACTCGTTTTCCAAGAGCCTGGTAAGCGACGCGGAGCGGGGGCGAGGTGGCAACCGCTGATTGGCGGAGCCGCTCTTAGTCCCGATAAAGgcggcttctgattggctgaggCGCGAGGAGTCAAATTCTGATTGGGCGCTGGAGGTAGCCGGGTCTCCAGAAGGCGAAAGGGAAGGGAATGGTTCGTGTGGGGAAAATCATTAGCGCCCACTGATTGGTTGAGCTGCTCTTGGTCCCCATAAAGGCGGCTTTTGATTGGTTAAGGTGCGGCAGAGTAGAATTCTCACAAGAAGTAGAGGCGCCGCCAAGCTAGAGAATgccaaaggagggggggggggcataggcGCCCGCTGATTGGTTGAGCAATTCTTGGGCGCCGTAAAGGCGGCTTCTGATTGGTTAAGGCGCGGCAGAATAGAATTCTCACAAACAGACTTGGAGACACGTTACCCAATGCGCTCCTATCTGagctgggtcagccctggttagtctttggaagggagaccgACAAGTAATCCAAGGTGCTGTTGGTTCtacagtatttcagaggaaggaactggcaaagccagcTCTTGAGTCTTCCtggcctaggaaaaccctatgaaattcataaggcaacttgaaggcacacacacataaaataccccaaaggcaccagatcctgtcagatcttggctaagcagggtcaaccctggtcagtccttggatgggagaccgccaacgaatcccaaaggaactggcaaaagccacTTCTGAAATTCTCTTCAAGTCATACCCAGTATATCATAGTTAAATATACCAGATGAGGGAAATAAATGTTTGGATTTAACACACAAACTTGGGGCAGGTGGGCCTCCCTGCCAGAGACAGATTGCAACTAATGAATTGGAAATGGTTGCctcacttgttttgtcctggtTAATTTGGTTAGGTACTTAGAAATGCATACCTCACAACCAGATTCTCTCTGCTCATGGgttctaagcagggtcaggcccggttagtatttggatgggagactgccaacagagACCTCAAATTTCAggctcagtttcagaggaaggaactggcgcaaccacctctgaggattcgttgcttaaaacactatgaaatccatgaggtgGACctaggacttgaaggcacacagacacacgctgcactcctctctgatcttggaagctgagcagggacAGGCccggttagcacttggatgggaggccgccaaggAATACCAGTTGCAGTACGAgacgtttcagaggaaggaactgtggATTCCTTGGCtaggaaaaccctaggaaatttatggggtctccataaattgacaAGGAACGTGAAAGGCATACGGACACACAAATACAATGCTCttctgtctggtcttggaagctaagcagggtcagccctggttagtccttggatgggagaccgccaggGAATAACGTGTTGTaagaaaaagaaggagtgaaagtaggaggaagcaatattaacaacataagatatgcagacgacatcGTAAtgttagcagaagacattcatgaaaggtagaggggagaagaaagaggggaagaccacaaaccaaatggatagactcagttggGGTTATGGGAGAGTGCTTGCAGGATCTggaaggcagtggaagatagggattcttggagatgtctcacccacagagtCGGAAAAGACTcgcaggcagttaacaacaacaaccccatattttagaggaaggacctggcaaaaccacccctgctttgcctaagaaaaccttacgcAACCCATGGAGTCTtcataagtcgacaggcgacttgaaggtacatacacacccAGACAGGCGTGTAGGATTGTGTTACGAGAttgttttctctcccttttaTTTCCAGGCCTTAAAGAGTTTCAGGAATGGGGAAGGCGTGCTCCCGTTGCCACAGCAGAACGCCTTGTTTATTTGATAGTAACCTGTCCTGTGCTCATTTGGAAGCCAAGGGGATGTTTGTTCTCTTGGCTGAGATAACCAAGGAGGACTTGGTTTTTACACCAGGCTGCATCTAGTGCAGGACTCAAAGTCCTGTAAGACCAGAATCAGATGACCAAACtacacccatccctccatatttgaggctttgatatttgcggatttgattattcacgggtttgattaatgtgttctcactaggaatatctaggtctttccATGTAacactatggtcaacttgaaccaaaagttgccctgaaagacctagagattcctagagagaatactctactaggcctttataGTTCCTCcggcacagttctatggtcagtgtctgtcggacgttgaccacagagttgccctggaggacctagagattcctagagaggacactctcctaggccttcgtagctcctccattggagtatctggtcagtgtctgtcggacgctggacacagagttgccctggaggacctagagattcctagagaggacactctcctaggcctttgtagctcctccggagcagttctatggtcagtgtctgtcggacattgaccacagagttgccctggaggacctagagattcctagagaggtgtcctctcaggaaaaaacgtgatgtttttgttatttgtggtttttccatattcacgggggctttgtgcctctaaccctagcaaatagggAGGGGCAAGTGTAATTTTTTCAGTTGTGTGTTGTATATTGTACTTAGGTGCAGCTTTGAATGGGATGCAGGTGTTCCGCAAGAGACAAGAATGTCTATTTCCACAGCAGAAGTTATAGATGCATAatatttatgattattattgAGAGCCATCATGGCGTAATGGTTTCAGGGTTTGCCTGCAATCCTCGAGAcccgggtttgaatcccagctcggtcatgtaaaccgactgggtgaccttgggcaagtcacactctctcagcttcagggtaaagcaaaggcaaacctcctctgaacaaatcttgcttgcaggccaccataagttggaaacgacttaaaggcctTGTTAGTACTTTGTGCGCAATAAATATTCACCACACTGAGATCTTTGGAATAGAAGGCAGGATggaaatactttaataaatagGGGATGGAAAGAGAAGAAGTGTTTCAAAACCcttatttctgttctttcttccaGGGAGACTATACCTGCATTTTTACCTACGCTGCTCAAGGTGGGACCAATGAGGTGAGATCCTTCCATCCTTACATTATATTGCTTTACATTCTATGCTAGTGACCATCTTGTCGTCTGAAACCAATTCTGTGAGATGCTGCTGGGAGAGAAGGTATGAGCTACAGCATGTTAGCTAGTGGTGCTTCCATTGGTTTTAATGAGGAAAGGAACATTGtctgtttgtgaagtcgaaggcattcatggccgacatccatagtttttgtggatttttcaggctatgtggccatgttctagaagagtttattcctgacgtttcgccagcaacaTTTTCAGCTTTGATTTGAGCGGGTGGCGTGGGCCATGTTTGGCATTTATTGTTGGAGAGGTGTTGGACTCTACCTGCCATCCGCACAGTTCCCTTTTCCCAGCATGTTTTGTAGTTGTGAGTTAACAGGATCCATGGGATAGGAAATGTCAAAGCATGTATGTACCAAAGCTGAtctctgtgtctctgtctctcttctcctcccagcaATGGCAGATGAGCATGGGCATCAGTGAAGACAACTTGCTGTTTTCTTGTTCGGTCTGGAGGTGTGTACGCAACCTTGCTGCCTTCCAAAAAtatatgtaattaaaaaaaaataacagggaCCATAGCAAAACGTTGCTGCGTGGGTTTCAAGGCATTGCCACagtgcagaatcaatgcagttggaaaatgctttaactgccatggttcagtgctgtggaatcctgggacttgtggcttgttgtggcaccagaactctcggaaggctacatgtctcacaaaactacagttcccagaactctaAAACATGGAGCCTTAGCCATTCAGtcggtgtcacactgcattatttgtacagtgcagatgtacccaTTATTCACCCCTTTTCTGCCTTAAGGTGTCTTCCCCGCCTCGACTTTTTTGTGCTTTCCTTTTGCGCATGGCAGAAATAAAAGGATTATTTTGCCTTGTCATTTTCCTAGTCCCCATGTTTGTGGGATTTCCTGCTTTGCCCCCGTACCTTGAGCTCAGCAGACAAGAAAAAGATTTCCACGTCTGCCAGGGTTGATCCGTGGCTCTCGGGTTTGCTCTGTTCCACCCACAGTAAAGGGGAAAACACCAGATGGAATAtggttttattaatttgttttattatttgctaGCTTTTTTCATTGCTTTCTGGCCCATCAGGACTTCCAAAGCAATGCacggtaaaaataataataaaaaggttcTTTGAAAAGCATATTAAAAATCAACGGAGCTACCTGCATTCAAACAATACTTCAAAGCAGTTTGAAAAGCTCACCAGTTTTTAAGCACCAAAGGCCATTCAgaatagttggccctccatatccttgGGGGATTTGTTTTATCTAAACTGGGCAACTGGTTACCAGGATTGCAGTTACTAGGATGTagtacaatgacatccaaaatactgtacacaaaagtgatacctttattgggccaattcTTCACTTTTtaaggcctatgactaacatcgcCATATTTTTCTTTATCCTGTATGATTTGCAACCCCTttgtctgacaaagaagccagtgagGCTTGgagagcttgcaacatgtattttatgccttttgcttggtccaataaaggtatcgcttcgatctgcttggagaggcgggatataaataatagcAATGGTTCTTTAAATTTTGAATGTcattgtactttgttatatggcaACATGGCTACCCTAGATAAGTTTTCAGGTTGTGTAATGTAATCTCAAACCATGATTTAACAGCCTGCCTGTCTTTGGGGCTTTGTAACCATGGTCTCCCGTTTCTGACAAAACAGGAAACGGTGGTTTAATGGTTAACAAAAGTTCCTGGTGTGTACACACAAAGGCTTCATACACAGGGTAAATTCTCATCCGTATCTTGATCTACCAAGCTGAGATAACCATCATCCAAATGCAGTCAGTGTCTGTTTATCGCAGCATCAGGGGCCTTGGGTTCTTCAGCGTGACATAATTACTGTATGTAATCTTCCTTTCCTCTGTTCCCCGCAGCTGTcatcttttgctttctcttccagGCCCCAGGGGAAGTCTTATCTCTTCTTTACACAGTTCAAAGCCGATGTAAAAGGAGCAAAGATAGAGTACGCCATGGCCTATGTGAGTCTCTCTTCCGATTCTTTGCTCGGCTGAGGTGGGCGAGCGTAGAAGTCACAGCTATCACCCCAAAAAGAGGTGGTGCAGTTGTGCCATTGGATCACGCTGGAACCAGGCCAACATTATATGTTTTGCAGTAATGTCTGGTATagtggggctgcttttgaagacTTTAAGAGTGAATACAGTACAACCTTCATATGTGTGGGTTCAATAACCCTGGTTTCACTTACCCATATCTGGGAAAATTATGGTCTCTCTCAGCATCTggagatcctccagcatgactccatGGTCTATGGAAATATATGGTTTGCCATTATCTCTGATTTTTGCTAACCATAGTAAGTCTGGGAATGTATCTCCTGCGGATACAGGGGTCATACTCTGCAGCTGAAAAGATGCTAATTCAACATATGGtgtgtgctttgttgttgtgcgccttcacgTGATTCCGCCCTTTAGATTTCAAAGGAGAtaaagggccaaaacacactgcagaaataatccagtttgagaccactttaactgccctggctcagtcctttgaaatcctgagaactgtagttcatggtgtcaccagagctctctgatagatgtctcacaaaactacagttcccagaatcccctaccattgagccagggctgctaaagcagtgtcaaactggattatttctgcagtatgttttggcccAATCTCTGAAACCCTGAACCCTGTCACTAGAGTTGGGTCAGCACTGTGGATACCTCCTTTGGGATAGTCCTAAACTGAGTTCTTCATCTCGGAGAGCAGTTCCTTTGGAGTCTGCGataaagcccagagtggattcaccacagCCCTGACATGAAAACACAGCATTACCCTTTGGGTTTCCCTCCCTTGCCTTAACACTTTCTGTCTTCCTTTAGTCCACAGCTGCATCTGGAGGACAGAATGACATCCCCTTAAAGGAAGAGGAATTTCAAGTGACCGAAACAGCAGGTGGGTTGTCAAAGAGGCACATTTGAGGACATACGAGTGTGGCAGACATGTTAGTGGAGAACTTCCCATTAACATGTCTCCCTGCCCTCTCTGTTTACACTCCTCTTCTGTTTTGACTTCTTCCCCTTCCAGTGACCCACAAGGAGGGCAAATTCCGGGCAGAGCTTTCCAAACTGCTCATCGTAGCCAAGACAGCTCATGATGAGCTATGAACCGATGACATCTTCCTGGCTGATTTTTCACAAGGACAATACATGGACCTTCAGATCAGTGCTGGGAGTTTTGTTTTGCAATGGGTGGGAGGGattctcttttatatatttaattaccATTTGAGCAGAACCTTGGGAGGCTATAGACAAACCATGTGCTGCTTTAGCATCCCAAGCTGGCAGTCTACTGTTATGATGTCTTTTTTGGGGTAGTGTGGAGTGTAAGAGTTTGCTTCTTTACCAGCATTCTCTTATGGAGGTTGCCTCGAATATGAAAAAATTCACCACAGACATGGAAAACTAACTAGGGTGCGCTACCCACTTTCCTCAGTACCAGCATTTATAATCTGGTCCTTCAATACCCAATCTGACAATGCTTGACGGCAGCTGTTTTACAACAGAGGCATCAAAAAAATCACAGAGAGTGTGATTTCTTTATATATTCCAGAAAGTTTTAGCACCAAAAAGTGGCTGCTTTTGATAAATTGGTTTAACAACTGCAGGAGAGCCCCATATGGGGATATAAAAGGTGAgcaatatacaaataaatgtgaATATATATCTTAAGGTTGGtctccttgctgctgctgtttctgtttttcctttcattGGGCCTTTATAACAGATGTGAGCCAGCTTTTGACACAAtgcggagcagtggatgcaaactactggaaaagagatttcacttaaacatgaggaagaacctcctgaccgtaagagttgttcaacagtggaatacattcccttggaattggtggagtctccttctttggaggtttttaaacagaggctggatgaccatctgttggggctactttgattttgtgttcctgcatggcagggagttggattggttgacccttggggtctcttccaactctataattctatgactgtACAGTCACCCACCCATCGAatgagagaagcatctggctatgtcactGTAGCCAGGCGCAAAATGATTACATTCTTCACTGATGTCCGCTGGTGTCCTCTCATCATTTTGCATCCTGTGTATAGATATAGCCAGATGCTTTCCCAATATCCCTCACTCCAACCTGGCATTCTCCGGCATGGAATGGCTATGCATCTGGTTCAGTCGATTAAACAGATGAGATTAAAATAGAACTTTGTGGAAACAacgcagttttttttaaaaaaagtactttaTTTCACATCTGCAAGTTCAGTCATGGAAAAGAAAACCTCACAATTTTTGGTATTCAAGAAAATAGCATGCTGGGGCATTTCAGATGACAGGAGTTCCCCATGAAGTGCTATAGCTGTTGGACTATACTGCTGCTTTGTATCCTTCTGCATTATCTTTTGAAAGTAGGAGCTCTGCCAGGGAGCTCAGGTCCCTTCATACTGTTTCCTGAATTGATATTAACACCTCGAAGCTCTTTCTTGTAGGCTTGAGGACTAGCAGCATGGGGCTGTTTCAGCCAACAATGTGAAAGATGCTGAAATCTTCACCCAGTGCTAATGTCTACATGTAATACCACCAAGCATAGGATTTCATGTCACTGGAGCAGTGAATGTCACCCAAGGCTCTAATGAAACTTCACTTTaacctatgggatcctgggatttgtagtttggagaggcactggTGTTGTCTTGCTGCTAAATCTAAATATCTTATGGAATATTCCCAACCCTGGTTTAGATGCCTTTGTGGGGAAGGCACAGTTAGTGATTAGTCTTAATGGACAAACAGAGCGGCCATGTTCAGATGGAGTCTATCTTTACATGTTACAAGGCCACACACCCTCCCTTGCTTGTCACCTTTGCAAAGGCCAACCAGGGTGCTACTATCAGAATTTGGACCTAGATGGGTTTTTGGTCTGAGAAGCAGCTGAATTCATGGAGAGAAAATTAGTCATCAACTCTTAGTTGAAGGAAAACACAAAACAtttccatgctcagaggcatgttCGTGGCTCTGAAAGCCAAACAGGACAAGCAACAAGACTCCTTGCACATGAGCTGATCACCATTGGAATCCAGATGCTAGGCAAGAGAAAACATCAGCCCCACTGGTCCAATGGAGCATGTCTTCTCTTCAGTGAACCTGGGTTCAGGTCTTCACAGATGCTCTCAACATGCCTTTTTGGTAGATGACTGAGTCAGCTGCATTCCCCCAGTAGCAATAGAGAGTGAAGAGAGAGTGGGTGGATAGAAAGGCGATGCGATCGGAAAAAACCCAAACAATGACCATTCAAACCaggaaatatttttagaaaaccCAGGCTGAAGTCCCACTTGGGACTTGGGTCTTTGTAGGCGGACTTATGTGGTTGCAACATTGAACTGAGTAGCTTTGCAGTGTCTACATTCTCCTAAGGACTGCTGTGATCTTATGGTGTATGAATATGGCTTGCCAATACATAATGGCGACCAGTGCGCATTGGAGGGAATCCCCAAGGTGCATCAGGACACTGTTTTGGAagtgttgctgcatggcagaagtccCCAATGCACACATCAGATACGATGCAGTTTGACGCACTCTTGCTTGGATGTACATCTTCCCACTTTGCTTCTTAGAGGGTTTGATTTCAGTTTTGCAGCATATCAACAGAATTGTAAAGGTTCAACGAAAGATCTCGATTCCAGTTCTTAAACATTACCCAAACAAAAGACCCTCCCCTAAGTTGCTTAGCACCAGCCAGGGGTGTTCGAAGCAGATGCTCCCCAAGTCAAAGGGGCCCCCTTTGGGGTTCCCTCGGTTAATGTCAGACATTTACCAAAGCCGGAGCCTCAGATGTTGCCTTCGTCCAGCATTTGGTTGAGCCTGTCACAGATCCTTGGCAGATGTGTGCGATATGGCTCAGAAGACCCATAGAGAGCCGACAGAAACTCATAGTCTGAAAAGTGGTTGAAGACATGGTTGATGCGGGCATGAGACTTGGCGGTCAGATGGGTGTTGATTGCTTGATGCAACAGGTCCCGGCACTCATTGAGCATCCCAGACATGACCCGGCGGTCAAAGGTGAAGTCTATCTGGTAGAAGCTGACGGCTGTCATGGCCAAAGTGTGGACCTTCTTTCGGAAGCGTTCCATGAGCACCAGCTCCTCCGCGTTGAACTGTCCATTGCGGTAGAGGACGCCCAGCTTCATGAGGATTTTGATGAGGTTCTTGATGATCTTTTGGGCTTCCTTGCGATTGCGGGTGAACTCTTTGGTGACCCGGTAGAGCTCATCCAAGATCTCACTGCTGGTGTC includes the following:
- the TNFAIP8L1 gene encoding tumor necrosis factor alpha-induced protein 8-like protein 1, with translation MDTFSTKNLALQAQKKLLSKMASKNMASIFIDDTSSEILDELYRVTKEFTRNRKEAQKIIKNLIKILMKLGVLYRNGQFNAEELVLMERFRKKVHTLAMTAVSFYQIDFTFDRRVMSGMLNECRDLLHQAINTHLTAKSHARINHVFNHFSDYEFLSALYGSSEPYRTHLPRICDRLNQMLDEGNI
- the MYDGF gene encoding myeloid-derived growth factor; amino-acid sequence: MAAPRRVRSGRLWDGLLASAFFLQLFLSAAGADEASATAEFDVRPGGMVHSFSKSLGDYTCIFTYAAQGGTNEQWQMSMGISEDNLLFSCSVWRPQGKSYLFFTQFKADVKGAKIEYAMAYSTAASGGQNDIPLKEEEFQVTETAVTHKEGKFRAELSKLLIVAKTAHDEL